From the Cherax quadricarinatus isolate ZL_2023a chromosome 22, ASM3850222v1, whole genome shotgun sequence genome, one window contains:
- the LOC138853063 gene encoding uncharacterized protein has product MTRHPARRCHLCGRLYPQDAAHHTFSCSFCGLSVCVANVTAHRRRCVTVGAGQYSKQMIRGAGQEERDQSVSSDESSTVTLPQEQVEPIAGPSGWRPAATSDSSSSKDHYYSFLGSPSSVNRRFTSGKKNFCSDEEESEMGDDSISEEPHITSRSECFQGHFCRIKYSIPASHKHDPILFLQSFATTFMRHILQFFTVLSGRALYENALRIYAELSLILRRQSLLGEDDSREHYITFPAQLVTRDDISRLLRSWREYLSMRLETEISSGEGSGFILDYIKGFHIVICKNGVRGYLGDYIEYPTSLRGKNQIFNPRGVKNSCFIQCLAAFFCRRLGWGWYKIRRYLSRCDSLQKFVNYSRVTLPVQWSDIHKLESDNKISIFIYCLTSHEGTYHATLCRRGSNKYSLVVPLLLLGKTHVALIKHFQKYMRIFSRKHSRNKHFCLNCLSEYSDICNLKTHFNSCDNQQKLIFPPAGSVCKFKNTHKGYLPSHTAFVDLEAYLDNRKPEGVITARHVAIAYGYIVIDRNSTIIDRYVHRGVQCIDHMYDRLSSLWDWIKMNTPCYPLHMTREQHIHFAIQKKCNFCHQDFTLTKPKVRHHDHLMPKANYLGALCNNCNLRQKNSGKYLPVIIHNLSYDMALIIKELSVKAPINVLMKQGYKFLKVEIGALRFLDSLAFLSAGLASLAQAHIASKSPLKFTEAMISHLPPESWGSLLTGKQVFPYEYCSSPERLEEKTLPPKELSTVLCLRSILAKKNSIMLIWFGRKQLVKL; this is encoded by the exons ATGACTCGTCACCCAGCTCGCAGATGCCACCTATGCGGGCGATTATACCCTCAGGATGCAGCTCACCACACTTTCTCCTGTAGTTTCTGCGGGCTATCAGTGTGTGTAGCGAATGTCACAGCTCATCGCAGGAGATGCGTGACAG TTGGGGCGGGGCAATACTCCAAGCAGATGATCCGGGGGGCGGGCCAGGAAGAAAGAG ATCAGTCTGTGTCCTCCGATGAATCTTCGACCGTAACACTCCCACAAGAGCAAGTTGAGCCGATTGCCGGTCCCAGTGGATGGAGACCAGCCGCCACAAGTGACAGCTCCTCTTCCAAGGATCATTACTACTCTTTCTTGGGTTCCCCCTCCTCTGTTAATCGAAGGTTCACttcaggtaaaaaaaatttttgttcagATGAGGAAGAGAGTGAAATGGGAGACGATTCCATTTCAGAGGAACCACACATTACGAGTCGGTCGGAATGTTTTCAAGGTCACTTCTGTCGAATAAAATATTCAATTCCTGCCTCTCATAAACACGACCCCatattatttcttcagtccttcGCAACAACATTTATGAGGCACATATTACAGTTTTTCACTGTTCTATCAGGACGAGCACTTTATGAAAATGCTCTTAGGATTTATGCCGAACTGAGCCTTATTTTGCGCAGACAGTCGCTACTGGGAGAGGATGACAGTCGTGAGCATTATATAACTTTTCCCGCGCAACTAGTTACACGAGATGATATATCTCGGCTCTTACGGTCATGGAGGGAGTACCTTAGCATGCGATTAGAAACTGAAATTTCATCGGGCGAGGGATCAGGCTTCATACTAGATTATATAAAGGGTTTTCATATTGTAATATGCAAGAATGGAGTGCGTGGATACCTAGGAGACTATATAGAATATCCCACATCTTTACGAGGGAAAAATCAGATATTTAACCCGAGAGGAGTAAAAAATAGCTGTTTTATTCAATGTCTGGCGGCCTTTTTCTGTCGTAGACTTGGCTGGGGCTGGTATAAAATCAGACGATATTTATCTAGATGTGATAGCCTTCAGAAATTTGTCAATTACTCGCGAGTGACTCTCCCTGTCCAGTGGAGTGACATCCACAAACTCGAGTCTGACAACAaaatatcaatatttatttattgcttAACTTCTCATGAAGGGACCTATCATGCTACTTTATGTCGTaggggtagtaataaatattcactggtaGTGCCCCTGTTATTGTTGGGAAAGACTCATGTAGCTTTAATCAAACACTTCCAGAAATATATGAGAATTTTCTCCAGAAAACATTCACGCAATAAGCACTTTTGCTTGAATTGTTTAAGTGAATATAGTGACATTTGCAACTTAAAAACTCACTTCAATTCATGCGACAACCAACAAAAGTTGATTTTTCCCCCAGCTGGAAGCGTTTGTAAATTCAAAAATACTCACAAGGGCTACTTGCCCTCTCATACTGCCTTTGTGGATTTAGAAGCTTATCTCGATAATCGTAAGCCAGAGGGGGTAATAACAGCTAGACACGTAGCAATAGCTTATGGCTATATAGTGATAGACAGAAATAGCACTATAATAGATAGATATGTCCATCGGGGGGTACAGTGTATTGATCATATGTATGATAGACTTTCGTCTTTATGGGATTGGATAAAGATGAACACTCCCTGTTATCCGCTTCATATGACCAGGGAGCAGCATATACATTTTGCCATACAGAAGAAGTGCAACTTCTGTCATCAGGACTTTACTCTTACCAAACCAAAGGTGAGGCATCATGACCATCTAATGCCTAAGGCTAATTATTTAGGAGCACTCTGCAATAATTGCAATTTAAGGCAGAAAAATTCAGGTAAATATTTGCCTGTTATTATTCATAACCTATCATATGATATGGCTTTGATAATTAAAGAACTAAGTGTTAAAGCCCCAATCAATGTTTTAATGAAACAGGGATATAAATTCCTGAAGGTAGAAATAGGAGCACTACGTTTCCTGGATAGTCTAGCCTTCTTGTCCGCTGGTTTGGCTAGTTTGGCTCAGGCGCACATAGCTTCAAAATCACCCTTGAAATTCACAGAGGCGATGATAAGTCATCTACCCCCCGAAAGTTGGGGAAGCTTATTAACCGgcaaacaagtgtttccttatgAATATTGCAGCTCCCCAGAAAGGCTCGAAGAGAAGACTTTACCCCCAAAAGAGCTTTCTACAGTTCTCTGTCTAAGAAGCATATTAGCCAAGAAGAATTCGATCATGCTCATCTGGTTTGGGAGAAAACAGCTTGTCAAACTCTAG
- the LOC138853062 gene encoding uncharacterized protein yields the protein MAKEAGILDSVFTGPVRICKVLILSAGRLEGKEHAGFKLLKRCHCDDSRKRKHRLPQERPVEDGISSSDIEEPMKKEPDLDNDETQSLPSCQSDDLVVDLSTLTAQSDDSVEVTAAAGAEQTGDLEAHPDGQSEKEGKTPDVRVNAGDTVKPAEGVKPAEGVKTADDDDVPEKEIIFEREVINLTESEQEERSHSV from the exons ATGGCGAAGGAAGCAGGCATTCTCGATTCTG ttTTCACTGGGCCAGTCAGAATTTGTAAAGTTTTGATTTTATCGGCTGGTAGATTGGAAGGGAAGGAACACGCCGGCTTCAAACTCCTAAAGCGGTGTCATTGTGATGATAGCAGGAAACGCAAACATAGGCTTCCTCAGGAAAGG CCTGTGGAAGATGGGATCAGTTCATCTGATATAGAGGAGCCTATGAAGAAAGAACCAGATCTCGACAACGATGAAACGCAGAGCCTTCCCTCATGTCAGTCTGATGACCTCGTTGTGGACCTCTCTACGCTCACTGCTCAATCTGATGACTCTGTTGAGGTCACTGCCGCAGCAGGTGCTGAACAAACTGGCGACCTTGAAGCGCACCCTGACGGTCAGTCGGAGAAGGAAGGGAAAACCCCCGACGTGAGAGTAAATGCTGGAGACACAGTAAAGCCAGCAGAAGGGGTAAAGCCGGCAGAAGGGGTAAAGACGgcagatgatgatgatgtaccTGAAAAGGAAATCATTTTCGAGCGGGAGGTTATCAATCTTACAGAAAGTGAACAGGAGGAGCGCAGTCATTCAGTCTAA